A genomic stretch from Bradyrhizobium quebecense includes:
- a CDS encoding dihydrofolate reductase family protein, with amino-acid sequence MGKVRTSAFSVSIDGFGAASRQSLENPFGEGGMVLPAWFLGTRTFRQTFGQDGGSTGLDDEIARKSMENIGAWILGRNMFGPIRGPWPDDAWKGWWGDNPPYHTPVFVLTHHARPDIEMEGGTTFHFVTSGIAEALERARDVAQGKDIRVGGGVSLVRQFLQARLLDELQLALSPVLLGSGENLFAGLDLPTLGYGVVAHVASPNATHVTFARKTS; translated from the coding sequence ATGGGAAAAGTCAGGACTTCAGCATTCTCGGTCTCGATCGACGGATTTGGCGCCGCGTCACGGCAGAGCCTCGAAAATCCATTCGGCGAAGGTGGCATGGTGCTGCCTGCCTGGTTCCTCGGGACGCGGACGTTTCGCCAGACCTTCGGCCAGGATGGCGGCAGCACCGGTCTCGATGACGAGATCGCGCGCAAGTCGATGGAAAATATCGGCGCCTGGATTTTGGGCCGTAATATGTTCGGCCCGATCCGCGGACCGTGGCCGGATGATGCCTGGAAAGGCTGGTGGGGCGACAATCCGCCGTATCACACGCCGGTGTTCGTGCTGACCCATCACGCGCGGCCCGACATCGAGATGGAAGGCGGGACGACGTTTCACTTCGTGACATCAGGAATTGCCGAAGCGCTCGAGCGCGCGCGTGATGTTGCGCAGGGCAAGGACATCAGGGTCGGCGGCGGCGTTTCGCTAGTGCGCCAGTTCCTGCAAGCGCGTTTGCTCGACGAGCTGCAATTGGCGCTGTCGCCGGTGCTGCTCGGCTCGGGCGAGAATCTGTTCGCGGGCCTCGATCTTCCTACCCTCGGCTATGGCGTCGTCGCGCATGTCGCGAGCCCGAACGCCACGCACGTCACCTTCGCGCGCAAGACATCCTGA
- a CDS encoding ArsR/SmtB family transcription factor codes for MPPDPLSSTFAALADPTRRAILARLALGETSVMELAKPFDMSLPAISKHLKVLEHAGLISRGREAQWRPCRIAPASFKEVDGWLGNFRRFWDESFNRLDGLLEEMKAEEAAKAPPRSNRKVRVKEKQRGRTRG; via the coding sequence ATGCCGCCCGATCCCCTCAGTTCGACCTTCGCGGCGCTGGCCGATCCGACCCGGCGCGCGATCCTGGCGCGGCTCGCGCTCGGAGAGACCTCGGTGATGGAGCTGGCAAAGCCGTTCGACATGAGTCTGCCGGCGATCTCAAAGCACCTGAAGGTGCTGGAGCATGCCGGGTTGATCTCGCGCGGGCGCGAGGCGCAGTGGCGGCCGTGCCGCATCGCGCCCGCGTCGTTCAAAGAGGTCGACGGCTGGCTCGGGAATTTCCGCCGCTTCTGGGACGAGAGCTTCAATCGCCTCGACGGCCTGCTCGAGGAGATGAAGGCGGAGGAGGCCGCGAAGGCCCCGCCGCGCAGCAACCGCAAAGTCAGAGTAAAGGAGAAGCAACGTGGACGCACGCGTGGATAA
- a CDS encoding SRPBCC domain-containing protein, producing MDKTLRITTPSDFEFAMTRQFDAPRRFVFDAMTKPEYVVRWLGCEQLTMPVCQIDLRVGGAYRFVFRSSDGVEHTLTGTYREVVRPERLAFGETFAMPGFTSDEYLVTSTFVEEGGTTTLTTTIRHPTKEARDGHLDSGIDKGVEPAYDRLAEVVAEMA from the coding sequence GTGGATAAGACGCTGAGGATCACCACCCCGTCGGATTTCGAGTTCGCCATGACGCGCCAGTTCGACGCGCCGCGGCGCTTCGTGTTCGACGCCATGACGAAGCCCGAATACGTCGTGCGTTGGCTCGGCTGCGAGCAGCTCACAATGCCGGTGTGCCAGATCGACCTGCGCGTCGGCGGCGCCTATCGGTTCGTGTTCCGGTCGTCCGACGGCGTCGAGCACACCCTCACCGGCACCTATCGCGAAGTGGTGCGCCCGGAGCGGCTGGCATTCGGCGAAACCTTTGCGATGCCGGGCTTCACCAGCGACGAATATCTGGTCACCTCGACCTTCGTCGAGGAGGGCGGCACGACCACGCTGACGACGACGATCCGCCATCCCACCAAGGAGGCGCGTGACGGCCATCTCGATTCCGGCATCGACAAGGGCGTCGAGCCCGCCTACGACCGGCTCGCTGAGGTCGTGGCCGAGATGGCGTGA
- a CDS encoding 2-hydroxyacid dehydrogenase produces the protein MGKGTLALLINGGSENWSSARWKARFDTVCPDRSVVLLPDRVLDPAEVHYAAVWKPKPGELAAFTNLRVIFNLGAGVDALMADRSLPDVPLVRVAVGDLTDRMTEYVVLHVLMHHRQELYLRESQRLRRWAPKYQWAAGAITVGIMGLGTLGAASAHALRALGFRVVGWSRSAKRIDGIACHHGTEGLNAFVRETNILVCLLPLTPDTRHMLNRDVFAKLNRNSPLGAPVIINAGRGGLQNEEDILRALDDGTLGAASLDVYETEPLPEASPFWSHPKVVLTPHNAADTDADEISKYVAQQIARFEAGGALENLVDRERGY, from the coding sequence ATGGGTAAGGGCACACTGGCGCTGCTGATCAATGGCGGCTCGGAAAACTGGTCGTCGGCGCGCTGGAAGGCGCGGTTCGACACCGTCTGCCCGGACCGCAGCGTGGTGCTGCTGCCGGACCGCGTGCTCGATCCCGCCGAGGTGCACTATGCCGCGGTGTGGAAGCCGAAGCCGGGCGAGCTCGCGGCCTTCACGAACCTGCGCGTCATCTTCAACCTCGGCGCCGGCGTCGACGCGCTGATGGCCGACCGCTCGCTGCCCGACGTGCCGCTGGTGCGGGTAGCGGTCGGCGATCTCACCGACCGCATGACCGAATATGTCGTGCTGCATGTGTTGATGCATCACCGCCAGGAGCTCTATCTGCGGGAGTCGCAACGATTGAGGCGCTGGGCGCCGAAATATCAGTGGGCGGCGGGCGCGATCACGGTCGGCATCATGGGGCTCGGCACGCTCGGCGCGGCCTCGGCGCACGCGCTGCGCGCGCTCGGCTTCCGCGTCGTCGGCTGGAGCCGCAGCGCGAAGCGGATCGACGGCATCGCCTGCCACCATGGCACTGAGGGACTGAACGCGTTCGTGCGCGAGACCAACATCCTGGTCTGCCTGCTGCCGCTGACGCCGGACACCCGCCACATGCTGAACCGCGACGTGTTTGCGAAACTGAACCGTAACAGCCCGCTCGGCGCGCCCGTCATCATCAATGCCGGCCGCGGCGGTCTGCAGAACGAGGAAGACATCTTGCGCGCGCTCGACGACGGCACGCTGGGCGCCGCCTCGCTCGACGTCTACGAGACCGAGCCGCTGCCCGAGGCGAGCCCGTTCTGGAGCCATCCGAAGGTGGTGCTGACGCCGCACAACGCCGCCGATACCGACGCCGACGAGATCTCGAAATATGTCGCGCAGCAGATTGCGCGCTTCGAGGCCGGCGGCGCGCTGGAGAACCTGGTCGACCGAGAGCGGGGATACTAA
- a CDS encoding YciI family protein: MLYAILCYHDEDMVGSWSKEHDASVMQKLSVVQDKLAKQGRLGPVARLLPTTAATTLRKENPPLVLDGPFAETKEQLLGFYLVEGKNLDEVLDIARDLGEANPGGTYEIRPVGYFNQGGTKA, from the coding sequence ATGCTGTATGCCATCCTCTGCTATCATGACGAAGACATGGTCGGTTCCTGGAGCAAGGAACACGACGCCTCGGTCATGCAGAAATTGTCGGTCGTGCAGGACAAGCTCGCCAAGCAGGGCCGGCTCGGCCCGGTGGCGCGGCTGCTGCCGACCACCGCGGCGACCACGCTGCGCAAGGAAAACCCGCCGCTGGTGCTCGACGGCCCGTTCGCCGAAACCAAGGAGCAACTGCTCGGCTTCTATCTGGTCGAAGGCAAGAACCTCGACGAGGTGCTCGACATCGCGCGCGATCTCGGCGAGGCCAATCCCGGCGGCACCTATGAGATCCGCCCGGTCGGCTACTTCAATCAGGGGGGTACGAAGGCGTGA
- a CDS encoding RNA polymerase sigma factor: protein MSMTDTAWIDAALTSARPQAVGALLRYFRNLDTAEEAFQNACLRALKSWPQNGPPRDPAAWLIMVGRNVAIDDIRRSKKQEALPDDDQAISDLGDAEEELAERLDGSHYRDDILRLLFICCHKDLPATQQIALALRIVSGLSVKQIARAFLVSEAAMEQRITRAKTRVADANVPFETPGAVERSERLVSVAAMIYLIFNEGYSASGDTAQIRSPLCEEAIRLARLLLRLFQSEPEIMGLTALLLLQHARAAARFDADGQVILLDDQDRSLWNQKLIAEGLALIDKAMRHRRSGPYQVQAAIAALHARAEKPEDTDWTQIDLLYGALEIMQPSPVITLNRAVAVSKVKGPEAALDMIEPLAPRLSNYFHYFGVRGAFLMQLGRNEEARVTFDRAIALANTTAEAAHIRMHIDRLMRDSQPRNVKAK from the coding sequence GTGAGCATGACCGACACCGCCTGGATCGATGCCGCGCTGACGTCGGCGCGTCCCCAGGCGGTTGGCGCACTGCTGCGCTACTTCCGCAATCTCGATACCGCCGAGGAAGCCTTCCAGAACGCCTGCCTGCGGGCGCTGAAGAGCTGGCCGCAGAACGGCCCGCCGCGCGATCCCGCGGCGTGGCTGATCATGGTCGGCCGCAATGTCGCGATCGACGACATCAGGCGCAGCAAGAAGCAGGAGGCGTTGCCCGACGACGACCAGGCGATCTCCGACCTCGGCGATGCCGAGGAAGAGCTCGCCGAGCGGCTCGACGGCTCGCATTACCGCGACGATATCCTGCGGCTGCTGTTCATCTGCTGCCACAAGGATCTGCCGGCGACGCAGCAGATCGCGCTCGCGCTGCGCATCGTCTCCGGCCTGTCGGTGAAGCAGATCGCGCGCGCCTTCCTGGTCTCGGAAGCCGCGATGGAGCAGCGCATCACGCGGGCCAAGACGCGTGTCGCCGACGCCAATGTGCCGTTCGAGACGCCGGGCGCGGTCGAGCGCAGCGAGCGGCTCGTCTCGGTCGCCGCGATGATCTATTTGATCTTCAACGAGGGCTATTCGGCGAGCGGTGATACCGCTCAAATCCGCTCGCCGCTGTGCGAAGAGGCGATTCGCCTCGCCCGCCTGCTGCTGCGGCTGTTCCAGAGCGAGCCGGAGATCATGGGGCTGACGGCGCTGCTGCTGTTGCAGCATGCCCGCGCCGCCGCGCGGTTCGACGCCGACGGCCAGGTGATCCTGCTCGACGACCAGGACCGCAGCCTATGGAACCAGAAGCTGATCGCCGAGGGACTGGCGCTGATCGACAAGGCGATGCGCCATCGCCGCAGCGGGCCCTATCAGGTGCAGGCCGCGATCGCCGCGCTCCATGCCCGCGCGGAAAAGCCCGAGGATACCGACTGGACCCAGATCGACCTGCTCTACGGCGCGCTCGAGATTATGCAGCCGTCGCCGGTGATCACGCTCAACCGCGCCGTTGCGGTCTCCAAGGTGAAGGGGCCGGAAGCCGCACTCGATATGATCGAGCCCTTAGCCCCGCGGCTTTCCAATTACTTCCATTATTTCGGCGTGCGCGGCGCCTTCCTGATGCAGCTCGGCCGCAACGAGGAGGCCCGCGTCACCTTCGACCGCGCCATCGCGCTCGCCAACACCACCGCCGAAGCCGCCCATATCCGCATGCATATCGACCGCCTGATGCGCGACAGCCAGCCGCGCAATGTGAAGGCGAAGTAG
- a CDS encoding DoxX family protein → MPTIVDTEVSKPARITGRVMSGVVILFLLFDGAIKLLPLPVVTETMDKMGFGASDTLARSLGIITIVCTLLYSVPPTSILGAILLTGYLGGAIASHVRIGSPLFSHTLFGLYLGLMVWGGLYLRDGNLRALLPFRR, encoded by the coding sequence ATGCCGACGATCGTCGACACCGAAGTCTCAAAGCCCGCCCGCATCACCGGCCGCGTCATGAGCGGCGTGGTTATCCTTTTCCTGCTGTTCGATGGCGCGATCAAGCTGCTGCCATTGCCTGTCGTCACCGAGACCATGGACAAGATGGGCTTTGGCGCCAGCGATACGCTGGCGCGCAGCCTCGGCATCATCACCATCGTCTGCACGCTGCTGTACTCGGTGCCGCCGACCTCGATCCTCGGCGCGATCCTGCTCACCGGCTATCTCGGCGGTGCGATCGCGTCCCATGTGCGGATCGGCAGCCCGCTGTTCAGCCACACGCTGTTCGGGCTCTATCTCGGCCTGATGGTGTGGGGCGGGCTCTATCTGCGCGATGGCAATCTGCGCGCGCTGCTTCCGTTTCGCCGCTGA
- a CDS encoding SRPBCC family protein: MFETIAIIAVILAVAIAVILVLAATKPSTFRVTRATSINAPAERIFPLIDDFRQWTVWSPYENRDPAMKRTYDGAGRGQGAIYAWDGNKNVGTGRMEILQSSAPSKIVIKLDFLKPFEGHNTAEFTMLPQGDATSVTWTMYGPAVFMSKVMQVFMNLDHMIGKDFEVGLANLKKLIER; encoded by the coding sequence ATGTTCGAGACCATTGCCATCATCGCTGTCATCCTCGCGGTCGCGATTGCCGTCATCCTCGTCCTCGCGGCGACCAAGCCGAGCACATTCCGCGTCACGCGTGCGACCAGCATCAATGCGCCGGCGGAACGGATCTTTCCATTGATCGACGATTTCCGGCAGTGGACGGTTTGGTCGCCCTACGAGAATCGGGATCCGGCCATGAAGCGCACCTATGACGGCGCCGGGCGCGGGCAGGGGGCGATCTATGCCTGGGACGGCAATAAGAATGTCGGCACCGGCCGCATGGAGATCCTGCAATCGTCCGCGCCGTCGAAGATCGTCATCAAGCTCGACTTCCTCAAACCGTTCGAGGGCCACAACACCGCCGAGTTCACAATGCTGCCGCAGGGAGATGCGACCAGCGTCACATGGACCATGTATGGTCCGGCCGTCTTCATGTCGAAGGTGATGCAGGTGTTCATGAACCTGGATCACATGATCGGCAAGGATTTCGAGGTCGGTCTCGCCAATCTGAAGAAGCTGATTGAAAGATAG
- a CDS encoding VOC family protein, whose protein sequence is MQVNPYLSYDGNCGAALNFYQKVLGARIEETYPYGEGNPEMQTPPGWKDKIMHARVSIDGEIIMASDAPPGHFQKPQGFHVSLQVEDPTEGASRFKALSEGGTVTMPFGKTFFSNGFGMCVDQFGIPWMVNCPQQM, encoded by the coding sequence ATGCAGGTCAACCCCTATCTCTCCTACGACGGCAATTGCGGCGCCGCGCTGAACTTCTACCAGAAGGTACTCGGTGCGCGGATCGAGGAAACCTATCCCTACGGCGAGGGCAATCCGGAGATGCAGACGCCGCCCGGCTGGAAGGACAAGATCATGCACGCCAGGGTCTCGATCGACGGCGAGATCATCATGGCCTCCGACGCCCCGCCCGGCCACTTCCAGAAGCCGCAGGGGTTTCACGTCTCGCTGCAGGTCGAGGATCCCACGGAGGGCGCGAGCCGCTTCAAGGCGCTGTCCGAAGGCGGCACGGTCACCATGCCGTTCGGCAAGACCTTCTTCTCCAACGGTTTCGGCATGTGCGTCGATCAGTTCGGCATCCCCTGGATGGTGAACTGCCCGCAGCAGATGTAG
- the cobT gene encoding nicotinate-nucleotide--dimethylbenzimidazole phosphoribosyltransferase: MQFSTLDDIRSFCRDLPDGDAASAAAATLRQQNLTKPPGSLGRLEEVAIWLARWQRREIPRLDQVTIAVFAGNHGIAERGVSAFPSEVTAQMVANFAAGGAAINQIARLAGAELRVEPLELARPTRDFTMAPAMDGADFLVAFDTGWRTVPERCDLLVVGEMGIANTTVAATLCAALMGGRGARWAGRGTGVDDAGLLRKRTVIDTALKLHRSLLDDPLAVAVALGGRELAAIAGAVLAARARSIPVLLDGFVATSAVLPLARLAPDSLAHCRAGHVSAELGHRQLLRELQLAPLLDLEMRLGEASGAGVAILLLRAALACHSGMATFAEAGVSGAG, from the coding sequence ATGCAGTTCAGTACTCTAGACGACATCCGCAGCTTTTGTCGCGACCTGCCCGACGGCGACGCGGCGAGCGCCGCGGCCGCCACGCTGCGCCAGCAGAACCTGACCAAGCCGCCGGGCAGCCTCGGCCGGCTGGAAGAGGTTGCGATCTGGCTCGCGCGCTGGCAGCGGCGCGAGATCCCCCGCCTCGACCAGGTCACGATCGCCGTGTTCGCCGGCAATCACGGCATCGCCGAGCGCGGCGTCTCCGCCTTTCCCTCTGAAGTCACCGCGCAGATGGTGGCGAATTTCGCCGCGGGGGGCGCCGCGATCAACCAGATCGCCAGGCTTGCCGGTGCCGAGCTGCGCGTCGAGCCGCTCGAGCTCGCACGTCCGACCCGCGATTTCACGATGGCGCCGGCGATGGACGGCGCCGATTTCCTCGTCGCCTTCGACACCGGCTGGCGCACGGTGCCGGAGCGATGCGATTTGCTCGTGGTCGGCGAGATGGGCATCGCCAACACCACGGTCGCCGCCACGCTGTGCGCGGCATTGATGGGCGGGCGCGGCGCGCGCTGGGCCGGCCGCGGCACCGGCGTCGACGATGCCGGCCTGCTGCGCAAGCGCACCGTGATCGATACCGCGCTGAAGCTGCATCGCAGCCTGCTCGACGATCCCCTCGCCGTCGCCGTCGCGCTCGGCGGCCGCGAGCTCGCGGCCATCGCAGGCGCCGTGCTGGCAGCGCGGGCACGATCGATCCCGGTGCTGCTCGACGGCTTCGTCGCGACATCGGCGGTGCTGCCGCTGGCGCGGCTTGCGCCTGATAGCCTCGCGCATTGCCGCGCCGGCCATGTCTCGGCCGAGCTCGGCCATCGCCAGCTGCTGCGCGAACTGCAGCTCGCGCCCCTGCTCGATCTCGAGATGCGGCTCGGCGAAGCCTCCGGCGCAGGGGTTGCGATCCTGCTGCTGCGCGCGGCGCTCGCCTGTCATAGCGGCATGGCGACCTTTGCCGAGGCCGGCGTCTCCGGCGCGGGCTGA